Genomic segment of Anaerobacillus alkaliphilus:
GATACAGCAAAGATGTTCCGCGATGGTCTTCCAGTAAAACAAAAAGGAGCGATCCCTTCTTTTTATGATTTGTATGTGGACGTTCCAGACCATCCTGGTGTGATTTCTGATGTAACTGGGATATTAGCTAGAGAAGATATAAGTATCACAAACATAAGAATATTAGAAACGAGAGAAGATATAATGGGAGTTTTACGGTTAAGTTTTAGATCTGATCCAGATCGGGATAGAGCCCTTGCTTGCTTAACTGACCATTTATACGAGTGTTACATAAGCTCTTAGATGTCTAAAAAATTGAGGTGTTAGTCATGGCGAAAAAAGTTGTTGAACGTGTCCAACAATTAAAAGGAAGTATAAAAGTTCCGGGAGATAAATCAATTTCCCACAGAGCCGTAATGTTTGGCGCAATAGCCAATGGGAAAACAACAGTGGAAGGCTTCCTACCAGGTGAAGATTGTTTAAGTACCATTGCCTGCTTTCGAAAACTCGGGATTGAAATTGAGCAAAAAGAGGACTTGGTGACGGTCTACGGTAAAGGCTGGGACGGTTTATCAGAAAGCTCTGATATATTGGATGTTGGTAACTCAGGGACAACGACTCGACTTATGTTAGGGATATTAGCAACAAGACCTTTTCATTCAGTTGTTATCGGTGACGCCTCTATTGCGAAAAGACCAATGGCAAGGGTTACTTCTCCTCTAAAACAAATGGGTGCAAACATTGATGGTCGTCATGAAGGGAATTTTACGCCATTATCAATTCGCGGTGGAAAAACAAAGGGGATTACGTTTACTTCTCCTGTTGCCAGTGCACAAGTAAAGTCTGCGGTTATTCTTGCCGGCCTTCAAAGTGAGGGAGTAACAACTGTAACAGAACCGCATAAATCTCGTGATCATACAGAACGGATGTTAAAAGCATTTGGCGCAGACATTCAAGAGAACGGTACCACTGTTTCGGTTACTGGAGGACAAGTTCTACAAGGACGACACATTGTTGTACCTGGTGATATATCCTCTGCAGCTTTCTTTTTAGTGGCAGGGGCAATCGTTCCAAACAGTGAAATTCTAATGAAAGATGTAGGCATTAATGATACTAGAACAGGAATTATTGATGTTTTACAGGCAATGGGTGCAAAATTAGAGATAAAAAATGAACGAGTCGTCAATGAAGAGAAAATGGCAGACTTACTGATTTGCGCGTCAGACCTTACTGGTACAGAAATCGGGGGCGAAATTATTCCTCGCTTAATTGATGAAATCCCAGTTATAGCTGTCCTGGCAACACAAGCGAATGGAACGACTGTCATTAAAGATGCCGAAGAGCTTAAAGTAAAAGAGACAAATAGGATAGATACAGTAGTACATCAACTGAAGCTGTTAGGAGCCGATATTGAAGCTACAGAAGACGGAATGATTATTCATGGCCCAACTAGGTTACACGGTGGACAAGTAGAGAGTTATGGAGATCATCGCATAGGAATGGCTATGGCAATTGCAGGGTTAGTTAGTAATGGTCCTGTTGAGATTGAGGAAATAGAAGCCATTGATGTATCTTACCCTAACTTCTTTGATCATTTGTATGAATTAATTTAAAATATAAAATTTTCAGAAAATTTATTGACAACAATATGGAGTGGATAATATAATAACATTAGTCAGTTCCCATTTTCCAACTAAATCCTATCTACATGGTGGTTTTAGTATAGTTATACGTAGTGTTGAAAATGCGGTATAACTTAAATTCTCCACTCCAACCAACTCTTTCCTGCTAAAATTTGGCAGGAGCTTTTTTTTGTCTGAAAAAGGAATGAAACCTATGTTGAAAGTTTTATTCTTTAAACATTAAATTCTCTAAATAATGGTATATCCGATGGCCTCCATTCATAGCTTGTCTATAAGAATTGAAATAGGCGAAAGTTCAAGGGGGCGATATTCCTCCTTTTGCTTCGATAGTGAGGAGGGTACAATGAGATATATTATTGAGAACACGTTAACAAACCGTTATGGCGAAGAAAAGATAAATTCTTATTTAATTGAGGGTTCAAAAATTATTTATACTTCAAACCGCTTCTCGAAACATAATCATATGAGATTGGACACTTCAAACTACGTAATTGCCCCCGGACATATTATGATCGACTTTAGTGTTGTAGCAATTAATGATTTTCATAGCATTAAAGAGCGAATGAGACACTTACAGGGTCTTGGTTGTACAACTCTAATAACGGCTTGTGAGGTTCACCATGAGAACGAAGTAAAGAGTAATTTAAAACGAGTAAAACATGCATTAATCAACAGTAGCATTGATTATATGATTGGAATAAGAACTCCGTTAAAGAAACTAACTCCATCTTTGGCGAGGAAATGCTGTAAACACAAAGTTCCGGTGATATTTACTGAGATTACTGAGCCGGAAGATATTGACGTTGTTCCATGGCAATGGGTCCGTAATGAGTTGTTTCCCTACCACCCGATGATACTCCCGATTTGGAACGTTCCCAATTCGAGTGGAAGATTGAGAAGATTAAAAAGCAAATGGGAAGAAATTTTAACAGAAAATAAAATTACGACACTAGTAGATGTTCCAGATGAGC
This window contains:
- the aroA gene encoding 3-phosphoshikimate 1-carboxyvinyltransferase, translating into MAKKVVERVQQLKGSIKVPGDKSISHRAVMFGAIANGKTTVEGFLPGEDCLSTIACFRKLGIEIEQKEDLVTVYGKGWDGLSESSDILDVGNSGTTTRLMLGILATRPFHSVVIGDASIAKRPMARVTSPLKQMGANIDGRHEGNFTPLSIRGGKTKGITFTSPVASAQVKSAVILAGLQSEGVTTVTEPHKSRDHTERMLKAFGADIQENGTTVSVTGGQVLQGRHIVVPGDISSAAFFLVAGAIVPNSEILMKDVGINDTRTGIIDVLQAMGAKLEIKNERVVNEEKMADLLICASDLTGTEIGGEIIPRLIDEIPVIAVLATQANGTTVIKDAEELKVKETNRIDTVVHQLKLLGADIEATEDGMIIHGPTRLHGGQVESYGDHRIGMAMAIAGLVSNGPVEIEEIEAIDVSYPNFFDHLYELI